A section of the Rhizobium sp. BG4 genome encodes:
- the purN gene encoding phosphoribosylglycinamide formyltransferase: protein MSTPRKRVVVFISGGGSNMLALVAAAKAADFPAEIVGVISDKADAGGLAKAAAEGIPAFAFVRKDYASKEAHEAAIFEALDTLSPDILCLAGYMRLLSATFIQRYEGRMINIHPSLLPLFPGLHTHQRAIDAGMRIAGCTVHFVTEGMDEGPVIGQAAVPVLSGDTADTLAGRVLTVEHQLYPQALRLFAEGKVRMEGGKAVGTGAGAAAGTERVISLIG from the coding sequence CATGCTGGCGCTCGTCGCCGCGGCGAAAGCCGCAGACTTCCCGGCGGAGATCGTCGGCGTGATCTCGGACAAGGCGGATGCCGGCGGCCTCGCCAAGGCGGCCGCCGAGGGCATCCCGGCCTTCGCCTTCGTGCGCAAGGACTATGCCAGCAAGGAAGCTCATGAGGCGGCGATCTTCGAAGCGCTCGATACGCTCTCGCCCGACATCCTCTGCCTCGCCGGCTACATGCGCCTGCTGAGCGCGACGTTCATCCAGCGCTACGAGGGACGGATGATCAACATCCACCCTTCGCTGCTCCCCCTCTTCCCCGGCCTCCACACCCACCAGCGCGCCATCGACGCCGGCATGCGGATCGCAGGCTGCACCGTGCATTTCGTCACCGAAGGCATGGACGAAGGCCCGGTCATCGGCCAGGCGGCAGTACCGGTGCTCTCGGGCGATACGGCCGACACGCTGGCCGGACGCGTGCTCACGGTCGAGCATCAGCTCTATCCGCAGGCGCTGAGGCTGTTTGCCGAGGGCAAGGTGCGGATGGAAGGCGGCAAGGCTGTCGGGACCGGTGCCGGCGCTGCGGCGGGGACTGAGCGGGTTATTTCGCTGATCGGGTGA
- a CDS encoding type II toxin-antitoxin system prevent-host-death family antitoxin: MTITVSIDEASLPELLAMVEAGEEIVIVRDGMPVAKMAAVVADDEKRRQAIEAVRAFRKTMPAITQEEIAEWKTIGRR; encoded by the coding sequence ATGACGATAACCGTCAGCATCGATGAAGCCAGCCTCCCCGAACTTCTCGCCATGGTCGAGGCTGGTGAGGAGATCGTCATCGTCCGCGACGGGATGCCGGTGGCCAAGATGGCTGCGGTCGTTGCGGATGACGAGAAGCGCAGGCAAGCGATAGAGGCCGTCCGCGCCTTCCGGAAAACGATGCCTGCTATCACCCAGGAAGAAATTGCGGAATGGAAGACGATAGGCCGGCGATGA
- a CDS encoding type II toxin-antitoxin system VapC family toxin produces MEDDRPAMTAKFVVDSSIVCSWVLPDESSSIAAAAFVHLQTADAIAPDLLWHEVRNVLMMARKRNRITFDKACEGVKLLRGLAIFTQRSSSDDTILDLAERHQLTAYDAAYLALAIESRLPLATLDRQLIAAAAREGVPLLSD; encoded by the coding sequence ATGGAAGACGATAGGCCGGCGATGACGGCCAAATTCGTTGTCGATTCTTCCATTGTGTGCAGTTGGGTTCTCCCAGACGAAAGCTCATCGATCGCGGCTGCCGCATTCGTCCATCTGCAAACCGCCGACGCGATTGCTCCCGATCTACTGTGGCACGAAGTGCGCAATGTCCTGATGATGGCCAGGAAGCGCAATCGCATCACCTTCGACAAGGCTTGTGAAGGTGTGAAACTCTTGCGTGGACTAGCTATCTTCACGCAGCGCTCGTCGAGCGACGACACGATTCTCGATCTGGCAGAACGGCATCAATTGACGGCCTATGACGCGGCCTATCTGGCGCTGGCGATCGAATCCAGGCTGCCGCTCGCCACGCTAGACAGGCAACTGATCGCAGCGGCAGCGCGCGAAGGCGTGCCGCTGCTCTCTGATTAG
- a CDS encoding alpha-D-ribose 1-methylphosphonate 5-triphosphate diphosphatase, whose protein sequence is MWLSNFTLVLPGEIVSHGSVRVEDGVIAEIRDAPVAGAAIDGGGRFLMPGFVDLHGDMIEREIAPRPNAMMPIDFGIHELDKKLAAAGVTTAYAAISFATESVYGHVRSLATTSAVIEGINRLRNSLLIDHKVHARYEITNVGAAATLEKLLAADQVDMVSLTDHTPGQGQYNNIEAYVASISERRAITKEMALEIVQKRIAMREDPAIDAKLREIVALSLQHKLSLASHDDDSAEKVAEMHDLGVTISEFPVTLPAAEEARRRGLWTLMGAPNALRGQSMSGNLSALDAAKAGLLSVIAADYHPAAFVPGIFKIADAMDNNLPAAVAMATSNAARSAGLLDRGEIALGQRADLVAVEKGDVHRIRATFRAGQFVYSDGTLHRLQAIAA, encoded by the coding sequence ATGTGGCTCAGTAATTTCACGCTCGTCCTTCCCGGTGAAATCGTGAGCCACGGCTCGGTGCGTGTCGAGGATGGCGTCATCGCCGAGATCCGTGATGCGCCGGTCGCCGGTGCGGCGATCGATGGCGGCGGGCGCTTCCTGATGCCGGGCTTCGTCGATCTGCATGGCGATATGATCGAGCGCGAGATCGCGCCGCGCCCGAATGCGATGATGCCGATCGATTTCGGTATTCACGAGCTCGACAAGAAGCTCGCCGCAGCCGGCGTGACGACGGCCTATGCGGCGATCTCCTTTGCGACCGAGAGCGTCTACGGCCATGTCCGTTCGCTGGCGACCACCTCTGCCGTCATCGAGGGCATCAATCGTCTGCGCAACTCGCTGCTGATCGATCACAAGGTTCATGCGCGCTACGAGATCACCAATGTCGGCGCCGCGGCCACGCTGGAAAAGCTGCTCGCTGCCGATCAGGTCGACATGGTCTCGCTGACCGACCACACGCCGGGGCAGGGCCAGTACAACAATATCGAAGCCTATGTCGCGAGCATTTCCGAGCGCCGCGCGATCACCAAGGAAATGGCGCTGGAAATCGTCCAGAAGCGCATCGCCATGCGCGAGGATCCGGCAATCGACGCGAAGCTCCGGGAGATCGTCGCGCTGTCGCTGCAGCACAAGCTGTCGCTCGCCTCGCATGATGACGACAGCGCCGAGAAGGTTGCCGAGATGCATGATCTCGGCGTGACGATCAGCGAATTCCCGGTCACGCTGCCGGCCGCCGAAGAAGCCCGCCGCCGTGGCCTCTGGACGCTGATGGGCGCGCCGAACGCGCTGCGCGGCCAGTCGATGTCCGGCAATCTCAGCGCCCTCGATGCCGCCAAGGCTGGCCTTCTCTCCGTCATCGCCGCCGACTACCACCCGGCCGCCTTCGTCCCCGGTATCTTCAAGATCGCCGACGCGATGGATAACAACCTGCCGGCCGCCGTTGCCATGGCAACGTCGAATGCCGCCCGCTCGGCCGGATTGCTGGATCGCGGCGAGATCGCGCTCGGCCAGCGCGCCGATCTGGTGGCGGTCGAGAAGGGGGATGTGCACCGCATCCGCGCGACGTTCCGCGCCGGGCAGTTCGTCTATAGCGACGGCACGCTGCATCGGCTTCAGGCGATTGCGGCCTAA
- a CDS encoding NUDIX domain-containing protein gives MTKFEKAGAKIVSETVLSRGWTKLSAYKIDYTDSEGVTHRLDREVYHRTPAATILLYDAKRGTVVLVRQYRLPPDLHGEMPFMFETPAGLLDGDEPEAAIRREAMEETGFRIRDVRFLFKAYSSPGSNAEIVHFFAAEVDTADRVSNGGGLAEEHEDIEVLEVAFDDALAMIGNGDIRDMKTIILLQWAAMNKGIWR, from the coding sequence ATGACGAAATTCGAGAAGGCTGGCGCCAAAATCGTCAGCGAAACCGTGCTCTCCCGGGGCTGGACCAAGCTCAGCGCCTATAAGATCGACTATACCGATTCCGAAGGCGTAACCCACCGGCTCGACCGCGAGGTTTATCACCGCACCCCGGCCGCAACGATCCTGCTCTACGATGCCAAGCGCGGCACCGTCGTGCTCGTGCGCCAATATCGCCTGCCGCCCGATCTGCACGGCGAGATGCCCTTCATGTTCGAGACGCCCGCCGGCCTGCTCGACGGCGACGAGCCCGAAGCTGCCATCCGCCGCGAGGCGATGGAAGAAACCGGCTTCCGCATCCGCGACGTCCGCTTCCTGTTCAAGGCCTACAGCTCCCCCGGCTCCAACGCCGAAATCGTCCACTTCTTCGCCGCCGAGGTCGATACCGCAGATCGCGTTTCAAACGGTGGCGGACTGGCCGAGGAGCATGAGGATATCGAGGTGCTGGAAGTGGCGTTCGACGACGCGCTGGCCATGATCGGCAACGGCGACATCCGCGACATGAAGACGATCATCCTGCTGCAATGGGCGGCGATGAACAAAGGGATCTGGCGCTAG
- a CDS encoding molybdopterin oxidoreductase family protein, translating into MNIATPIHAKSRVGHTACPHDCPSTCALEVDITDDGRIGRVRGAGDHSYTSGVICAKVARYAERLYHPDRLMHPLRRKGAKGAGSWQQISWDDALDEIADAFVKAEAKDGSEAIWPYFYAGTMGWVQRDSIERLRHAKRYSGFFSSICTNPAWTGFTMATGTLRGPDPREMARTDCVVIWGTNAVATQVNVMTHAIKARKERGAKIVVIDIYDNPTMKQADMALIVKPGTDAALACAVMHVAFRDGYADRAYMAKFADDPAGLEAHLKTKTPEWAAGITGLSVAEIEDFAKLVGTTKKSYFRLGYGFTRQRNGAVAMHAAASIATVLGSWQYEGGGAFHSNSDIFRMNNAELTGKSMKDHDIRMIDQSQIGRALTGDAVALRHRGPVTAMLIQNTNPVNIAPEQRLVKQGFARDDLFVAVHEQFMTDTAEMADIVIPATMFVEHDDIYRAGGQNHILLGPKLVEPPETVRTNLFVIEELAKRLGVADRPGFGFTAREMVDRVLKDSNLPDYDYFLENKWFDRQPEFDDAHFLNGFAHADRKFHFRPDWVNGAAPNKPPEVLGAFGPHEQLPAFPDQVDVIELADADHPFRLATSPARNFLNSSFAETKTSRQKEGRPELMVNPADAEANGIESGDLVRIGNTRGDLRIHVKITEEVKPGVLIAEGLWPNKAHVDGEGINVLTGADPVAPYGGAAVHDNKVWLRKDAA; encoded by the coding sequence ATGAACATTGCGACCCCCATTCACGCGAAATCCCGGGTCGGGCACACCGCCTGTCCGCACGACTGTCCCTCCACCTGCGCGCTGGAGGTCGATATCACCGATGACGGCCGGATCGGCCGCGTGCGCGGGGCAGGCGACCACAGCTATACGTCGGGCGTCATCTGCGCCAAGGTCGCCCGCTATGCCGAGCGCCTTTATCACCCTGACAGACTGATGCATCCCTTACGCCGCAAGGGCGCCAAGGGGGCTGGCAGCTGGCAGCAGATATCCTGGGACGACGCGCTGGATGAGATCGCCGATGCCTTCGTCAAGGCGGAAGCCAAGGATGGCAGTGAAGCCATCTGGCCTTATTTCTATGCCGGAACCATGGGCTGGGTGCAGCGCGACTCGATCGAGCGCCTGCGTCATGCCAAGCGCTATTCCGGCTTCTTCTCGTCGATCTGCACCAACCCGGCATGGACCGGCTTCACGATGGCAACCGGCACGCTGCGTGGCCCCGATCCGCGCGAAATGGCGCGCACCGATTGCGTCGTCATCTGGGGCACCAATGCGGTCGCCACGCAGGTCAATGTCATGACCCACGCGATTAAGGCCCGCAAGGAACGCGGCGCGAAGATCGTCGTCATCGATATCTACGACAACCCGACGATGAAGCAGGCCGACATGGCGCTCATCGTCAAGCCCGGCACCGATGCCGCACTCGCCTGCGCCGTCATGCACGTCGCCTTCCGCGACGGCTATGCCGACCGCGCCTATATGGCGAAATTTGCCGACGATCCCGCCGGTCTCGAAGCGCATCTGAAGACCAAGACGCCGGAATGGGCGGCCGGGATCACCGGGCTTTCCGTCGCCGAGATCGAGGATTTCGCCAAACTCGTCGGCACCACGAAAAAGAGCTATTTCCGCCTCGGCTACGGGTTCACCCGCCAGCGCAACGGCGCGGTCGCCATGCATGCGGCCGCCTCGATCGCCACCGTTCTCGGCTCCTGGCAATATGAGGGCGGCGGCGCCTTCCATTCGAACAGCGATATCTTCCGCATGAACAATGCGGAACTGACCGGCAAGTCGATGAAGGATCATGACATCAGGATGATCGACCAGTCGCAGATCGGCCGGGCGCTGACCGGTGATGCTGTGGCGCTTCGCCACCGCGGCCCTGTCACCGCCATGCTGATCCAGAACACCAATCCGGTGAATATCGCCCCCGAGCAGCGGCTGGTGAAACAGGGCTTTGCCCGCGACGATCTCTTCGTCGCCGTCCACGAGCAGTTCATGACCGATACCGCCGAGATGGCCGATATCGTCATCCCGGCCACGATGTTCGTCGAGCATGACGATATCTACCGCGCCGGCGGCCAGAACCACATTCTGCTCGGCCCCAAGCTCGTCGAGCCGCCGGAAACCGTTCGTACCAATCTCTTCGTCATCGAAGAGCTCGCCAAGCGCCTCGGCGTCGCCGACCGACCGGGCTTTGGCTTTACGGCGCGCGAAATGGTCGATCGCGTGCTGAAGGACAGCAATCTGCCGGATTACGACTATTTCCTCGAAAACAAGTGGTTCGACCGCCAGCCGGAATTCGACGACGCGCATTTCCTGAACGGCTTTGCCCACGCCGACCGCAAGTTCCACTTCCGCCCGGACTGGGTGAATGGCGCCGCGCCGAACAAGCCGCCTGAAGTCCTCGGCGCCTTCGGCCCGCATGAGCAGCTGCCTGCTTTCCCGGATCAGGTGGATGTCATCGAGCTCGCCGATGCCGACCATCCTTTCCGCCTCGCCACCTCTCCAGCCCGCAACTTCCTCAATTCGAGCTTCGCCGAGACGAAGACCTCGCGCCAGAAGGAGGGCCGCCCGGAACTAATGGTCAATCCGGCCGATGCCGAAGCGAACGGCATCGAGAGCGGCGATCTCGTCCGCATCGGCAACACCAGGGGCGACCTGCGCATCCACGTGAAGATCACCGAGGAAGTGAAGCCCGGCGTCCTCATCGCCGAGGGCCTGTGGCCGAACAAGGCGCATGTTGACGGCGAGGGGATCAACGTGCTCACCGGCGCCGATCCCGTCGCGCCCTATGGCGGTGCCGCCGTCCACGACAACAAGGTCTGGCTACGCAAGGACGCCGCATGA
- a CDS encoding 23S rRNA (adenine(2030)-N(6))-methyltransferase RlmJ — protein MNYRHIYHAGNFADVLKHAVQARLIRYLQKKDAAFRVLDTHGGIGLYDLSSEEAQKTGEWQTGIGKLMEADLDPQVADLLEPYLSAVRELNPEGGIRYYPGSPKLSRMLFRPQDRLSAMELHPEDFVRLHRLFEGDHHVRITELDGWLSLGAHLPPKEKRGMVLVDPPFEEDGEYERLVDGLVKGYRRFPGGTYCLWYPLKKGAPIKEFHEALQATGIPKILCAELSVRSDRGITGLTGSGLIIVNPPFTLKDELHRMLPALKDIMAQDRYASHRAFWLRGEEKAARDD, from the coding sequence ATGAACTACCGCCATATCTATCATGCGGGCAATTTTGCCGATGTGCTGAAGCATGCGGTGCAGGCACGGCTGATCCGCTATCTGCAGAAGAAGGACGCTGCCTTCCGCGTGCTCGATACGCATGGCGGCATCGGCCTCTACGACCTCTCTTCCGAGGAAGCCCAGAAGACCGGCGAATGGCAGACGGGCATCGGCAAACTGATGGAGGCCGATCTCGATCCGCAGGTGGCCGATCTGCTTGAGCCCTATCTCTCGGCGGTTCGCGAGCTCAATCCTGAAGGCGGTATCCGCTACTATCCGGGTTCGCCGAAGCTTTCGCGGATGCTGTTCCGCCCGCAGGACCGGTTGTCCGCCATGGAGCTGCATCCGGAAGATTTCGTGCGGCTGCATCGCCTGTTCGAAGGCGACCACCATGTGCGTATCACCGAGCTCGACGGCTGGCTGTCGCTCGGTGCGCATCTGCCGCCGAAGGAAAAGCGCGGCATGGTGCTGGTCGATCCGCCATTCGAAGAGGACGGCGAGTACGAGCGGCTGGTGGACGGACTGGTGAAGGGCTACCGCCGCTTCCCGGGCGGCACCTATTGCCTGTGGTATCCGCTGAAGAAGGGCGCGCCGATCAAGGAATTCCACGAGGCGCTGCAGGCGACCGGCATTCCAAAGATCCTCTGCGCCGAACTCAGCGTGCGCAGCGACCGGGGCATCACCGGCCTGACCGGCTCCGGGCTGATCATCGTCAACCCGCCCTTCACGCTGAAGGACGAATTGCACCGGATGCTCCCTGCCCTCAAGGATATCATGGCGCAGGACCGCTACGCATCGCACCGCGCCTTCTGGCTGCGCGGCGAAGAGAAGGCCGCGCGGGACGATTGA
- a CDS encoding glutathione S-transferase: MKLLCATTSPYSSKVRMAARYLELDVTEIRVDTNAGPAILVDNNPLGKIPTLLTDDGASVFDSIAIMHYFHRLKKKKLYPDKNGKRTEAEILEALCDGICDCLLAIVYERRFRDEEKVHQPWIDRQWKKAVSGLNHISAHPPKLGKKLHGGHFALAAAIGYLDLRFKGQWEADHSELIGWIRDFEKKFPAYPDLKPQQ, encoded by the coding sequence ATGAAGCTCCTCTGCGCAACGACCTCACCCTATTCGAGCAAAGTCCGCATGGCGGCGCGCTATCTCGAGCTCGATGTCACGGAAATCCGCGTCGATACCAATGCCGGCCCGGCGATCCTCGTCGACAACAATCCGCTGGGCAAGATCCCTACCCTTCTGACCGACGATGGCGCATCGGTTTTCGACAGCATCGCCATCATGCATTATTTCCACCGGCTGAAGAAAAAGAAGCTCTATCCCGACAAGAACGGCAAGCGCACCGAGGCCGAGATTTTGGAAGCGCTTTGCGACGGCATCTGCGACTGCCTGCTGGCGATCGTCTATGAACGGCGTTTCCGGGACGAGGAAAAGGTGCATCAGCCCTGGATCGACCGGCAGTGGAAGAAGGCCGTCAGCGGCCTCAACCATATCAGCGCCCATCCGCCGAAACTCGGCAAGAAGCTGCACGGCGGCCATTTCGCCCTCGCTGCCGCAATCGGCTATCTCGACCTGCGCTTCAAGGGCCAGTGGGAAGCGGATCATTCCGAGCTGATCGGTTGGATCCGGGATTTCGAGAAGAAGTTCCCCGCCTATCCCGATCTCAAACCGCAACAATAA